The following proteins are encoded in a genomic region of Limosilactobacillus reuteri subsp. reuteri:
- the purD gene encoding phosphoribosylamine--glycine ligase, producing the protein MEKQVNVLVVGEGGREFAVAKKLQESPRVKQVYCAPGNVGMSTVGVVPVAIAETDFAKLIQFAKEHNVAWTFVGPEDCLVDGIVDEFKAAGLKIFGPDARAAQLEGSKDYALNFMNNYHVPTARHATYRDQTAAINNVGQFGFPVVIKENGLAGGKGVVIAKDRVEAIKTIKEMFVNGQARLVIEECLSGPEYSMFVLISNGHYRILPMAQDHKRAFDGDKGPNTGGMGAYSPLPQLSSAVRQQMIDEVLKPTVDGLVAGEYHYHGILYIGLILTDDGPKVIEYNVRLGDPETQVILPRMKTDLFELVDAAINDRPLPEVEENEDACFGVVLASKGYPTKPIHGQKLGTFPVDPNVTIDYANVAGTINDLRGAGGRLLMVIGKDDSLQKARDHVYDYLRQLDEPECFYRHDIGAKAGLQ; encoded by the coding sequence ATGGAAAAGCAGGTCAACGTATTAGTTGTAGGTGAAGGCGGTCGTGAATTTGCCGTGGCGAAAAAATTACAAGAAAGTCCCCGTGTTAAGCAAGTTTATTGTGCGCCAGGCAACGTGGGGATGTCGACTGTAGGAGTGGTTCCCGTTGCAATTGCGGAAACTGACTTTGCTAAGCTGATTCAATTTGCTAAAGAACATAATGTCGCGTGGACATTCGTGGGCCCTGAGGATTGCTTGGTTGATGGGATTGTTGATGAATTTAAGGCCGCTGGATTAAAGATTTTCGGTCCTGATGCGCGGGCTGCCCAATTAGAAGGTTCGAAAGACTATGCCCTTAATTTTATGAATAATTATCACGTTCCCACTGCCCGCCATGCGACATATCGGGATCAAACAGCAGCAATTAATAACGTTGGCCAATTTGGCTTTCCGGTAGTAATTAAAGAAAATGGTTTAGCAGGAGGAAAAGGGGTTGTCATTGCAAAGGATCGTGTAGAAGCAATTAAGACAATCAAAGAAATGTTTGTCAATGGTCAGGCGCGCCTTGTGATTGAAGAATGTCTATCAGGTCCTGAATATTCAATGTTTGTTTTGATTAGTAATGGTCACTATCGAATTTTGCCCATGGCTCAAGACCACAAACGAGCATTTGATGGCGATAAAGGTCCTAATACTGGGGGAATGGGGGCTTATAGTCCCTTGCCACAACTTTCCTCAGCTGTTCGTCAACAAATGATTGATGAAGTACTTAAACCAACAGTTGATGGTTTGGTGGCTGGCGAGTATCACTACCATGGGATTTTATATATTGGCCTTATTTTGACTGACGATGGTCCAAAAGTAATTGAATATAATGTTCGTCTAGGTGATCCAGAGACCCAGGTGATTTTGCCCCGCATGAAAACCGACTTGTTTGAACTTGTAGATGCAGCAATTAATGATCGACCATTACCAGAAGTTGAAGAAAATGAAGATGCTTGTTTTGGCGTTGTTTTGGCATCGAAAGGATATCCAACTAAGCCAATCCATGGACAAAAGCTGGGAACATTTCCCGTTGATCCCAATGTCACTATTGATTATGCAAATGTTGCTGGGACGATTAATGACTTAAGAGGGGCAGGCGGACGTTTACTAATGGTGATCGGGAAAGATGATTCTCTTCAAAAAGCCCGCGATCACGTTTACGACTACTTGCGCCAGCTTGATGAACCTGAATGTTTTTATCGTCATGATATTGGTGCAAAAGCTGGACTACAATAA
- the tnpC gene encoding IS66 family transposase, with amino-acid sequence MTESLKKQNEALRAQLKKAQEQLERQAATIKQLQEIIFGKKTEVLEQVADGQLSLFDPVDDLNLDQEITEVVKTTTTKVVRHRPAKKQLTRQEFLDQLPQVEEVVSLKTTACPDCQHKMAHIGKRLARREARLKEPELYCANLYEESYKCKHCSQDENDKLVTSKAPMALLPHSYFSSSTMAFIAYLKFNLALPFHRQEGFVQGLGLPVSAKQMASNIIKVSQTYLEPLYQYLSNIIRQEPVIHMDETPFKVVDSPKSQDYFWVTRTTKEFAQHPVVVFHHANTRSGRIIGQIVGNNYPGIIMCDGYKGYSNQLYPQAKFGSCLVHIRREFVKLVKALPKTMKASKAQQAITLLSQVFHSENQLSYQTANEKLVQRQIHVKPLMDKFYNYISQISQPIGQLRKAIQNAIQLKSRVYRVFENGQLPLSNNSVEQSIRPSTLIRKNCLFAKTEEGAKANAVYYSLVETAKLNQLNVQRYLKYLFDHLPESNCQDLAAFLPWSKSVQEECHE; translated from the coding sequence ATGACTGAATCATTAAAGAAACAAAACGAAGCACTACGTGCGCAGTTGAAGAAAGCGCAAGAACAACTTGAACGACAAGCAGCTACGATTAAGCAACTGCAGGAAATAATTTTTGGAAAAAAAACTGAAGTTTTAGAGCAGGTAGCTGATGGACAACTATCACTATTTGATCCAGTTGATGATCTGAACTTGGATCAAGAGATTACTGAAGTAGTTAAAACAACTACGACTAAGGTCGTACGTCATCGACCAGCAAAGAAGCAACTAACTCGTCAAGAGTTTTTAGACCAACTTCCTCAAGTCGAGGAAGTTGTTTCTTTAAAAACGACTGCCTGTCCAGATTGTCAGCACAAAATGGCTCATATTGGAAAACGATTGGCACGACGGGAAGCTAGACTAAAAGAGCCCGAATTGTATTGTGCCAACTTATATGAGGAAAGCTATAAGTGTAAACACTGTAGTCAAGATGAAAATGATAAATTGGTAACTAGTAAGGCGCCCATGGCTTTATTACCACATAGTTACTTTTCAAGCAGTACTATGGCATTCATCGCCTATTTAAAATTTAATCTGGCGTTGCCTTTCCATCGGCAAGAAGGTTTTGTACAAGGGCTGGGATTACCTGTTAGTGCCAAGCAAATGGCCTCGAATATTATTAAAGTTAGTCAAACGTACTTAGAGCCGTTGTATCAGTATTTAAGCAATATAATTAGACAAGAACCAGTCATTCATATGGATGAAACACCTTTTAAAGTCGTTGATAGTCCTAAATCCCAAGACTATTTCTGGGTAACGCGGACAACGAAAGAGTTTGCCCAACATCCGGTTGTAGTCTTTCATCATGCCAATACGCGTTCTGGTAGAATCATTGGACAAATAGTCGGTAATAATTATCCGGGTATTATCATGTGCGATGGGTATAAAGGGTATAGTAATCAACTCTATCCGCAAGCAAAATTTGGTTCGTGCTTAGTGCATATTCGGCGAGAGTTTGTCAAACTGGTTAAGGCACTTCCCAAAACAATGAAGGCGTCCAAAGCGCAACAAGCAATAACTCTTCTTAGTCAGGTTTTCCATTCGGAAAACCAGTTGAGTTATCAAACGGCTAATGAGAAGTTAGTGCAACGGCAAATCCATGTCAAACCGCTAATGGATAAATTTTACAATTACATTAGCCAGATTAGCCAGCCGATTGGACAGTTGCGTAAGGCAATTCAGAACGCCATCCAGTTAAAATCACGAGTGTATCGTGTATTTGAAAATGGACAATTACCGTTAAGCAACAATTCAGTTGAGCAAAGTATTCGGCCATCAACACTAATTCGAAAGAATTGTCTATTCGCAAAAACCGAAGAAGGTGCCAAGGCGAACGCCGTCTACTATAGCTTAGTAGAAACAGCTAAACTAAACCAGCTTAACGTCCAGCGGTACTTAAAATACTTGTTTGATCACCTACCAGAGAGCAATTGTCAAGATCTGGCAGCTTTTTTGCCGTGGTCAAAAAGCGTACAAGAAGAATGTCACGAATAG
- a CDS encoding nicotinate phosphoribosyltransferase, with translation MNHELLTDMYEFSMANGYYLTLSHDKQARFDVFYRKAPDDGSFVISAGLKQVVDEVKNWHFSPDDIAYLKSLKHFSDDFLFYLTEAHNRCSIEALPEGTPVFPQEPFLSITGPLMDVQLLETLILNIINHQSLIATKAWQITSAADNRPVMEFGARRAQGPDAAIYGARAAIIGGCGSTSNVLAAKLFNVPAVGTMAHAWIESFPDELTAFRAWAKIYPDNAALLVDTYDVLQSGVPNAIKVFKELRAAGHEPVGIRIDSGDIAQLAKQARKMMDDAGFPDAKITASNALDAHIIKSLLNQGAPLDNFGIGERLITSSSSPVLSGVYKMAALENKGKWEPKIKISNSREKVTLPGHKQVYRLYDKHDPQHAVADVIALADEQIGSKITAISADVHVTRNKVILTDFIAKPLLQQVLTPDKTATCEANPFVIQRFAKKNLAQLPAATQRLLNPDHFPVYLTKRLVDLQQKLIDEATNM, from the coding sequence ATGAATCATGAATTATTAACCGATATGTACGAATTTTCGATGGCAAATGGTTATTATCTAACGCTTTCTCATGATAAACAGGCTCGGTTTGATGTCTTTTACCGGAAGGCTCCTGATGATGGCAGCTTTGTCATCAGTGCTGGATTAAAGCAGGTAGTTGATGAAGTTAAGAACTGGCACTTTTCTCCTGATGATATTGCTTACTTGAAATCATTGAAGCATTTTTCAGATGACTTTCTTTTTTACTTAACTGAAGCTCACAATCGGTGCTCCATTGAAGCATTACCGGAAGGGACGCCGGTTTTCCCGCAAGAACCGTTTCTAAGTATTACTGGTCCCTTGATGGACGTTCAATTGCTCGAGACGCTTATTTTAAACATCATTAATCACCAGTCGTTGATTGCAACAAAGGCATGGCAAATCACAAGTGCCGCGGACAATCGGCCAGTAATGGAATTTGGTGCGCGGCGGGCGCAAGGACCTGATGCCGCAATCTACGGAGCACGGGCTGCAATCATTGGTGGTTGTGGAAGCACCTCCAATGTTCTCGCAGCTAAACTGTTTAATGTGCCAGCAGTCGGGACAATGGCTCACGCCTGGATCGAAAGTTTTCCTGATGAATTGACCGCCTTTCGGGCATGGGCAAAAATTTATCCTGATAATGCGGCGTTGCTGGTTGATACTTACGATGTTTTGCAATCTGGGGTGCCAAACGCAATTAAGGTATTTAAGGAATTACGGGCTGCAGGGCATGAACCAGTCGGCATCCGCATTGATTCAGGGGACATTGCCCAACTAGCAAAGCAGGCCCGGAAGATGATGGATGATGCAGGGTTCCCTGATGCGAAGATCACTGCCTCGAATGCTCTCGATGCTCATATTATCAAGTCGCTATTAAATCAAGGTGCTCCACTGGACAACTTTGGAATTGGGGAAAGATTGATAACGAGTTCATCTAGTCCTGTTTTGAGTGGGGTCTATAAGATGGCGGCGCTTGAAAATAAAGGTAAGTGGGAGCCCAAAATCAAGATCAGTAATAGTCGAGAAAAGGTAACGCTGCCGGGACATAAGCAGGTTTACCGCTTATACGATAAGCATGATCCCCAGCATGCCGTTGCGGATGTGATTGCCCTGGCTGATGAACAGATTGGGTCCAAGATTACGGCAATCAGTGCCGACGTTCATGTGACCCGGAACAAGGTTATTTTGACTGACTTTATTGCTAAGCCGTTACTGCAGCAAGTGTTAACGCCTGATAAGACGGCGACATGCGAAGCTAATCCCTTTGTAATTCAACGGTTTGCGAAGAAGAATTTAGCACAGTTGCCGGCAGCAACCCAACGCTTGCTCAATCCTGACCACTTCCCTGTTTACCTAACGAAGCGTCTTGTTGATTTACAACAAAAATTAATTGATGAAGCTACCAATATGTAA
- a CDS encoding 2,3-diphosphoglycerate-dependent phosphoglycerate mutase: MAKLVLIRHGQSEWNLSNQFTGWVDVDLSEKGVEQAKNAGKALKEHGIEFDYAYTSVLKRAIKTLHYALEECDQLWIPEYKTWRLNERHYGALQGHNKQKAAEKYGDEQVHIWRRSYDVLPPLLSADDEGSAAKDRRYANLDPRAIPGGENLKVTLERVIPLWQDEIAPKLLDNKNVIIAAHGNSLRALSKYIENISDEDIMNLEMATGQPVVYDFDDKLNVLSKEKY; the protein is encoded by the coding sequence ATGGCTAAATTAGTATTAATTCGTCACGGTCAAAGTGAATGGAACTTATCTAACCAATTTACTGGTTGGGTTGATGTTGATTTAAGTGAAAAGGGTGTTGAACAAGCAAAGAATGCTGGTAAAGCCCTTAAGGAACACGGCATTGAATTTGACTACGCATACACTTCTGTTTTGAAGCGTGCTATCAAGACTTTGCACTATGCTCTTGAAGAATGTGACCAATTATGGATTCCTGAATACAAGACTTGGCGTTTAAACGAACGTCACTATGGTGCACTTCAAGGCCACAACAAGCAAAAGGCCGCTGAAAAGTACGGTGACGAACAAGTTCACATTTGGCGTCGTTCATACGATGTATTACCTCCATTGCTAAGTGCTGACGATGAAGGTTCTGCTGCAAAGGATCGTCGTTACGCTAACTTAGACCCACGTGCTATTCCTGGTGGTGAAAACTTAAAGGTTACTTTGGAACGTGTTATTCCATTATGGCAAGATGAAATTGCACCAAAGCTTTTGGACAACAAAAACGTTATCATCGCTGCCCACGGTAACTCTCTTCGTGCATTGAGCAAGTACATCGAAAACATTTCTGATGAAGATATCATGAACCTTGAAATGGCTACTGGTCAACCAGTTGTTTACGACTTCGATGACAAGCTTAACGTATTAAGCAAGGAAAAGTACTAA
- a CDS encoding IS30 family transposase yields the protein MTYKHLTTRELTLIADFWYQGTKAYRAAKLLQRSQETIYRVYRFLNNGKTIDQYLQTYQRHKRRCGRKQTQLPTIEVNYIHAQIKAGWTPDTIIGRHEHPISCSMRTLYRMFARNQYGFSVKQLPMKGKRHPNGYVEHRGKAGQLGRSIYQRYRDFPHYQHEFGHFEADTVQGKAHRGAVMTLVERQSKVMIVLNIHHKTDEAVNCQLDQWLAKLPRHFVKSITFDNGKEFAGWREIANKYDLHTYFAEVGAPNQRGLNENNNGILRRDGLSKKLDFRHLPNELVTQLMHRRNNIPRKSLNYRTPLEVFMSYVTEEQLSTFF from the coding sequence ATGACCTATAAACATCTTACCACACGCGAATTAACTCTCATAGCTGATTTTTGGTATCAAGGCACTAAAGCTTATCGGGCCGCTAAATTACTTCAACGTAGTCAAGAAACCATCTATCGTGTTTATCGTTTCCTCAATAACGGTAAAACCATCGACCAATATCTTCAGACTTATCAGCGTCATAAACGTCGTTGTGGTCGGAAGCAGACCCAACTGCCAACTATCGAGGTTAACTATATCCATGCACAAATCAAGGCTGGTTGGACTCCTGATACTATTATTGGTCGTCATGAACACCCGATTAGTTGCAGTATGCGCACCCTCTATCGCATGTTTGCCCGCAATCAGTATGGCTTTTCCGTTAAACAGCTACCGATGAAAGGAAAACGCCATCCCAATGGCTATGTGGAACATCGTGGTAAAGCTGGCCAATTAGGACGCAGTATCTATCAACGATATCGTGATTTTCCGCATTACCAACATGAATTTGGACACTTTGAAGCTGATACAGTTCAAGGTAAAGCTCACCGCGGAGCGGTAATGACGCTAGTAGAGCGACAATCCAAAGTAATGATTGTCCTTAATATTCATCATAAAACAGACGAAGCAGTGAATTGCCAGCTTGACCAATGGCTCGCTAAACTGCCACGTCACTTTGTTAAATCAATTACTTTTGATAATGGGAAAGAATTTGCTGGATGGCGAGAGATAGCCAATAAGTATGATCTTCATACCTATTTTGCGGAAGTCGGTGCTCCCAATCAACGAGGGTTAAACGAAAATAATAACGGCATCTTGCGTCGTGACGGTCTTAGCAAAAAGCTAGATTTTCGCCATTTACCAAACGAACTAGTCACTCAGCTAATGCACCGTCGCAACAATATCCCACGAAAGTCTCTTAATTATCGTACACCACTAGAAGTATTCATGAGTTATGTCACAGAAGAACAGCTTTCAACTTTTTTCTAA
- the tnpB gene encoding IS66 family insertion sequence element accessory protein TnpB (TnpB, as the term is used for proteins encoded by IS66 family insertion elements, is considered an accessory protein, since TnpC, encoded by a neighboring gene, is a DDE family transposase.) — MLINWQTPEHVYLVCGKTDLRKGIDGLAMVVAENFGLELYNNSLFLFCGSRNDRFKALYWDDEGFILLYKRYENGSLRWPKNKSEVKELKPAQLNALFTGLSPFPERSIHKIKPGSLY, encoded by the coding sequence ATGCTCATTAATTGGCAGACACCGGAGCATGTTTACCTTGTTTGCGGTAAAACAGACCTCCGTAAAGGAATTGACGGTTTAGCGATGGTAGTTGCGGAGAACTTTGGACTGGAGTTATATAATAATTCGCTTTTTTTATTTTGTGGTAGTCGCAACGATCGGTTCAAAGCCCTTTATTGGGATGACGAAGGCTTCATTCTGCTATATAAAAGATATGAGAATGGGAGTTTAAGATGGCCTAAGAACAAAAGTGAAGTTAAAGAACTAAAGCCAGCGCAACTAAATGCCTTATTTACAGGTCTATCCCCATTCCCCGAGCGAAGCATTCATAAAATTAAACCAGGAAGTTTATATTAA
- the tyrS gene encoding tyrosine--tRNA ligase translates to MDILNELEWRGAINQVTDEEGLRKLTSEDKIALYCGTDPTGDSLHIGHLIPFMILKRFQLAGHHPVIIIGGGTGAIGDPSGRKSERQLQTMDQVHHNEEALTAQMKKLFGTENFTIVNNYEWLSKISLLDFLRDYGKLFNINTMLNKEVVASRLDAGISFTEFTYQILQSVDFLHLYRHNDVQLQIGGSDQWGNITAGIDLIHKVEGPDTKVYGLTIPLMLKADGTKFGKTAGGAIWLDPEKTSPYEFYQFWINQDDRDVIKYLKYFTFLSKEEIDDLAEKVEKEPWKREAQRRLAQEVTKFVHGQEAVEEAERISKALFSGDVADLSVAEIEQGFKNMPSVDVENKKENIIIWLTDNGIEPSRRQARQDVSSGAIRINGEKVDDVDAEIDPQAHFAGKFVIVRKGKKHYYLARVK, encoded by the coding sequence ATGGATATTCTTAATGAACTAGAATGGCGTGGGGCTATTAACCAAGTTACAGACGAAGAAGGTCTACGCAAATTAACATCAGAAGATAAAATTGCTCTTTACTGTGGAACTGACCCAACCGGGGATAGTCTTCATATTGGACACCTAATTCCATTTATGATTTTGAAACGGTTCCAATTAGCTGGTCACCACCCAGTAATTATTATTGGGGGAGGAACGGGTGCAATTGGTGATCCATCCGGTCGAAAGTCAGAACGGCAGCTTCAAACAATGGATCAAGTTCACCACAACGAAGAAGCATTAACTGCTCAAATGAAGAAGTTGTTTGGAACTGAAAACTTCACAATTGTAAACAACTATGAATGGTTATCAAAGATCAGTTTATTAGACTTCCTTCGTGACTACGGTAAACTGTTTAACATTAACACCATGTTAAATAAGGAAGTAGTAGCAAGTCGGTTAGATGCTGGTATTTCATTTACTGAGTTCACTTACCAAATTCTTCAATCGGTCGATTTCCTTCATCTTTACCGCCACAACGATGTGCAATTACAAATTGGTGGCTCCGATCAGTGGGGAAACATCACTGCCGGGATTGATTTGATTCATAAGGTTGAAGGGCCAGATACTAAGGTTTACGGACTTACCATTCCATTAATGCTCAAAGCTGATGGAACTAAATTTGGAAAGACCGCGGGTGGTGCAATTTGGCTTGACCCAGAAAAGACTTCTCCATACGAATTTTATCAATTTTGGATTAATCAAGATGACCGTGACGTTATTAAATACTTGAAGTACTTCACTTTCTTATCAAAGGAAGAAATTGATGACTTGGCAGAAAAAGTTGAAAAAGAACCATGGAAGCGAGAAGCTCAACGTCGCTTAGCCCAAGAAGTAACTAAATTTGTTCATGGCCAAGAAGCAGTTGAAGAAGCAGAACGGATTAGTAAAGCATTGTTCTCTGGGGATGTTGCTGATCTTTCTGTTGCAGAAATTGAACAAGGCTTCAAGAATATGCCTTCAGTAGATGTAGAAAATAAGAAAGAAAATATTATTATTTGGCTAACTGATAATGGTATTGAACCTTCACGCCGCCAAGCTCGGCAAGATGTATCGAGTGGGGCTATCAGAATTAATGGGGAAAAAGTTGATGATGTTGACGCCGAGATTGATCCCCAAGCGCATTTTGCTGGTAAGTTTGTGATTGTCCGTAAGGGTAAGAAGCACTATTACTTAGCTCGCGTAAAATAA
- the purN gene encoding phosphoribosylglycinamide formyltransferase, which yields MRVAILASGNGTNFEVLAQHFKNNDLPGELALLFCNHPDAPVMKRAARLGISAESFTVKSCGGKQEYEEKLLGVLKKYQIDFIALAGYLRVIGPTILDHYAHRIINLHPAWLPEYPGLHSIERAFADQQAQTGVTVHYIDAGLDSGPIIAQEHVPILPTDTIETLEARVHETEHRLYPEALKQALEKEQH from the coding sequence ATGAGAGTCGCAATTTTAGCATCAGGAAACGGAACGAATTTTGAAGTCTTAGCACAGCACTTCAAAAATAATGATCTTCCTGGTGAATTAGCATTATTATTCTGTAATCATCCAGATGCTCCGGTAATGAAAAGAGCTGCCCGACTGGGGATTTCGGCAGAAAGCTTTACGGTCAAATCTTGTGGGGGAAAACAGGAATACGAGGAAAAATTATTGGGAGTGTTGAAAAAGTATCAAATTGACTTTATTGCCCTTGCTGGTTATTTACGAGTAATTGGGCCCACTATTTTAGATCATTATGCTCACCGAATTATTAACCTTCATCCAGCATGGTTGCCAGAATATCCTGGACTACATTCGATTGAACGGGCATTTGCTGATCAACAAGCACAGACAGGCGTCACCGTACACTATATTGATGCGGGACTCGATTCCGGCCCCATTATCGCCCAGGAACACGTCCCAATTTTACCAACTGATACTATTGAAACCTTAGAAGCACGGGTTCATGAAACTGAGCACCGGTTATATCCTGAAGCACTAAAGCAGGCATTAGAAAAGGAGCAACATTAA
- a CDS encoding NUDIX hydrolase translates to MVDKIVARPLITIANIIWSFNPQTHLPQILLVKRAYAPFKDRWALPETLLRSNESAKIACIRLIKDKIGVQLSNSATEQLATFTNPQRVSGDRALAIAYMTFLPVMPQLKAGYGATEVRWFSLNFDHGDFLLQNGELVLGLSDDSPLAFDHHQIIGTAIRRIKNKLNYQPTILQILGPTFTLRQAREVYAIFLQTTVEKIDNSNFKKTHRKIFKEVGTAATKRSGRPPKLFKLAEGCI, encoded by the coding sequence ATGGTTGACAAAATTGTTGCACGACCGCTAATTACGATTGCAAATATTATCTGGAGCTTTAATCCGCAAACGCACTTGCCCCAAATCCTGCTTGTAAAACGGGCATATGCACCTTTTAAGGATCGGTGGGCACTCCCGGAAACTCTATTACGGAGCAATGAAAGCGCCAAAATTGCTTGCATTCGTTTGATTAAGGATAAAATTGGGGTTCAGCTTTCCAATAGTGCGACCGAACAATTAGCAACATTTACTAATCCCCAGCGGGTTAGTGGCGACCGCGCGTTGGCGATTGCTTACATGACATTTTTACCAGTGATGCCCCAGCTTAAAGCCGGATACGGGGCGACAGAAGTGCGGTGGTTTAGTCTCAATTTTGACCATGGTGACTTCCTGCTGCAAAACGGCGAACTTGTCTTGGGGTTATCCGACGATTCACCGTTAGCATTTGACCATCACCAAATTATTGGGACTGCAATTAGGCGCATTAAAAATAAATTAAACTATCAGCCGACGATTCTCCAGATCCTGGGGCCAACCTTTACTTTACGCCAGGCACGAGAAGTCTATGCGATCTTTTTACAAACAACGGTCGAGAAAATTGATAATTCTAACTTTAAGAAAACCCATCGAAAAATATTTAAGGAGGTTGGAACGGCTGCTACTAAGCGTTCGGGACGGCCGCCTAAGCTATTTAAACTGGCGGAGGGTTGTATTTAA
- the purH gene encoding bifunctional phosphoribosylaminoimidazolecarboxamide formyltransferase/IMP cyclohydrolase: protein MKRALVSVSDKQNLVPFVKGLVENGFEIISTGGTKRVLDEAGIETIGIEDVTHFPEILDGRVKTLNPYVHGGLLARRNLPEHMATLEKLNITPIDLVCVNLYPFKETIEKPGVEIADAIENIDIGGPSMVRSAAKNYHDVTIVVDQADYDEVLAQIKEDGETSLATRARLAAKAFRHTAAYDSLISQYLTKQTGLEDPEKLTLSWDLKETMRYGENSHQKAWLYEDALPKAFSVLQAKQLHGKKLSYNNIKDADEALRCIREFDEPTVVAMKHMNPCGIGRGDSLVQAWDRAYEADPVSIFGGVIALNRQVDLVTAEKMHKIFLEIVIAPGFDDDAFELLAKKKNIRLLTLDFSKKDEPTKHEVVSVMGGMLLQEQDMLKEDYHDWQCVTEKQPTEEQLKTLMFAWKAVKHAKSNAIVLANDERTLGVGEGQPNRIDSLKIAVKHAGEAIDDRTVMASDAFFPFGDCVEYAGQNGIKAIVQPGGSVRDQESIEMANKYGIAMVTTGIRHFRH, encoded by the coding sequence ATGAAAAGAGCATTAGTAAGCGTTTCTGATAAGCAAAACCTGGTTCCATTCGTTAAAGGATTAGTTGAAAATGGTTTTGAAATTATCTCGACTGGTGGGACGAAGCGGGTTTTAGACGAAGCGGGAATTGAAACAATTGGGATTGAGGATGTTACTCATTTTCCGGAAATTCTTGATGGCCGCGTAAAGACTCTTAACCCATACGTCCATGGGGGACTGTTGGCTCGCCGGAACTTACCAGAACACATGGCAACCCTCGAAAAACTTAATATTACGCCAATCGATTTAGTCTGTGTTAATCTTTATCCATTTAAAGAGACGATCGAAAAGCCGGGAGTGGAAATAGCCGATGCAATTGAAAACATTGATATTGGTGGTCCTAGCATGGTCCGCTCAGCTGCTAAAAACTATCATGATGTAACAATTGTGGTGGATCAAGCTGATTACGATGAAGTCTTAGCCCAGATCAAAGAAGATGGTGAAACATCATTAGCAACCCGAGCACGCTTAGCAGCAAAAGCCTTTCGTCATACGGCAGCCTATGATTCCCTCATCTCTCAATACCTTACAAAACAGACAGGGCTTGAAGACCCAGAAAAATTAACCTTAAGCTGGGATTTAAAAGAAACAATGCGTTATGGTGAAAATAGTCACCAAAAGGCTTGGTTATATGAAGACGCGCTTCCTAAGGCTTTTTCAGTTTTACAGGCTAAACAATTACATGGTAAGAAACTTTCCTACAATAATATTAAGGATGCTGATGAAGCATTACGGTGCATTCGCGAATTTGATGAACCAACAGTTGTAGCGATGAAACATATGAACCCATGCGGCATTGGTCGAGGAGATAGTTTGGTTCAAGCTTGGGATCGTGCCTATGAAGCTGACCCTGTTTCTATCTTTGGGGGAGTGATTGCTCTTAATCGCCAAGTTGATTTAGTTACCGCCGAGAAAATGCACAAAATCTTTTTAGAAATTGTCATTGCGCCAGGCTTTGACGATGATGCATTTGAGTTGTTGGCAAAGAAGAAAAACATTCGCTTACTAACTCTGGACTTCAGTAAGAAGGATGAACCAACTAAACATGAAGTTGTTTCAGTGATGGGTGGGATGTTGTTGCAGGAACAAGACATGCTTAAGGAAGATTACCACGACTGGCAATGTGTTACTGAAAAGCAACCAACAGAGGAACAGCTTAAGACATTAATGTTTGCTTGGAAAGCAGTTAAACATGCCAAATCAAATGCGATTGTCTTAGCAAATGATGAGCGGACGTTAGGGGTCGGAGAAGGTCAACCTAACCGAATTGATTCATTAAAAATTGCCGTAAAACATGCTGGCGAGGCGATTGATGATCGGACAGTGATGGCATCGGATGCTTTCTTCCCATTTGGTGATTGTGTTGAATATGCGGGTCAAAATGGCATTAAGGCGATTGTTCAGCCAGGGGGATCAGTTCGCGATCAGGAATCAATTGAGATGGCAAATAAGTACGGAATTGCAATGGTCACAACAGGCATTCGTCATTTCCGCCATTAA